Proteins found in one candidate division TA06 bacterium genomic segment:
- a CDS encoding DNA-directed RNA polymerase subunit alpha, giving the protein MRWNTLQMPKSIVIDEATYGPNYGKFIAEPLERGYGLTLGNALRRVLLSSIPGAAIMAVKIEGVLHEFSTIPGVVEDVTEIILNIKKIKLRLHSEHPKVLYLKASGKGEVKASQIESDAEVEILNPEQHIATLSEDGVFKLELTVDHGRGYVPAEVFRKSFNTIGLIPVDAIFSPVSRVNFLVENCRVGERTDYDRLILEVHTNGSVKPDVAVSQAAKLLRDHLTLFRSFGEDGEEGKVEGLDDDMVKMRDMLMKPVEELELSVRSANCLRANNIFTLGDLVQKTESEMLKYRNFGRKSLAELSVILKNMNLTFGMKVDQYTDAKKKKA; this is encoded by the coding sequence ATGAGATGGAATACCCTGCAGATGCCCAAGAGCATCGTGATAGACGAAGCAACTTATGGACCCAATTACGGTAAATTCATCGCCGAGCCCCTGGAACGGGGTTACGGCCTGACCTTAGGCAACGCCCTGCGCCGGGTGCTGCTGTCATCCATCCCCGGGGCGGCCATCATGGCGGTAAAGATAGAAGGCGTGCTCCACGAGTTCTCAACCATCCCGGGCGTGGTGGAAGACGTCACCGAGATAATCCTGAACATCAAGAAGATAAAGCTCCGCCTCCATTCCGAACATCCCAAGGTCCTGTATCTCAAGGCTTCGGGCAAGGGCGAGGTCAAGGCCTCCCAGATCGAATCCGACGCCGAGGTGGAGATCCTGAACCCCGAACAGCACATCGCCACCCTTTCCGAGGACGGGGTGTTCAAGCTGGAACTGACCGTGGATCACGGCCGGGGCTACGTGCCGGCCGAGGTCTTCCGCAAATCGTTCAACACCATCGGGCTGATCCCGGTGGACGCCATCTTCTCGCCGGTCTCCCGGGTCAACTTTCTGGTGGAGAACTGCCGGGTGGGCGAGCGCACCGACTATGACCGCCTGATCCTGGAGGTCCACACCAACGGTTCGGTCAAGCCCGACGTGGCGGTGTCCCAGGCCGCCAAGCTGCTGCGCGACCACCTGACCCTGTTCCGCTCCTTCGGGGAAGACGGCGAAGAGGGCAAGGTCGAGGGCCTGGACGACGACATGGTGAAGATGCGCGACATGCTGATGAAGCCGGTGGAAGAGCTGGAGCTCTCGGTGCGGTCGGCCAACTGCCTTAGGGCCAACAACATCTTCACTCTGGGCGATCTGGTGCAGAAGACCGAAAGCGAAATGCTTAAATACCGGAATTTCGGCCGCAAGTCGCTGGCCGAGCTCTCGGTGATCTTAAAGAACATGAACCTGACCTTCGGGATGAAGGTGGACCAGTACACCGACGCCAAGAAGAAAAAAGCTTAA
- the rplQ gene encoding 50S ribosomal protein L17, with product MRHRKDTLKLSRSHSHRRALMSNMVTSLFKHEKIQTTFPKAQAAKRVAEHLISVSKQNDLAAIRQVGRVVKDKDVLKKLFQVIMPRMKDKKSGFITVTKLWLRKGDAALLCLMELYGAPAKAKLVEGEKKEKEKKVHKPAKKQPGKKPASAKAPADKVKTEGKPKEEKKSASAKVTADKAEKKPANTKA from the coding sequence ATGCGACACCGCAAAGACACCTTAAAACTGAGCCGCAGCCATTCCCACCGCCGGGCCCTGATGTCCAACATGGTGACCTCGCTTTTCAAGCACGAGAAGATACAGACCACCTTTCCCAAGGCCCAGGCGGCCAAGCGGGTGGCCGAGCACCTGATTTCCGTCTCCAAGCAGAACGACCTGGCCGCCATCCGCCAGGTGGGCCGGGTGGTCAAGGACAAGGATGTGCTAAAGAAGCTGTTCCAGGTGATCATGCCCCGGATGAAGGACAAGAAGTCCGGCTTCATCACCGTCACCAAGTTGTGGCTGCGCAAGGGCGATGCCGCCCTGCTGTGCCTGATGGAGCTCTACGGCGCCCCGGCCAAGGCCAAGCTGGTTGAAGGCGAGAAGAAGGAAAAGGAAAAGAAGGTACACAAGCCGGCCAAGAAACAGCCGGGCAAGAAGCCCGCCTCCGCCAAGGCTCCGGCGGACAAGGTCAAGACAGAAGGCAAGCCCAAAGAGGAGAAGAAATCCGCCTCCGCTAAAGTTACTGCGGACAAGGCCGAGAAAAAGCCCGCCAACACCAAGGCTTAG